Below is a window of Lujinxingia litoralis DNA.
ACCCCACCCCCGAGGATCTGCGGCGGCGCCTGACCACGCTGAAAGAGGAGTGGTCGAGCCTGCGCGAGAAGGTCGGCGCGACGCTGCGCACCTGTCACTCCCTGGAGGAAGAGCTGCTGGAGGCCAAGTGCCCGGTGCGCTTTGCCGAGCTCGACGTCGCCCGGGAGCGCGCCTGGCGCGCGGTGGCGCACTCCAAAGACATCCGCAACCGCTACACCATTTTGCACCTGGCCTGGGAGCTGGGCACCCTCGACGCCTGGACCGACCGGGCCGTGGACCGTCTCTACGACACCCAGATCTTCTGATCCTCGCCAGTTCAGGCTCCCCAAACGCCGACACCCCGCGCCTTCAAGGCGCGGGGTGTCGGCGTTTTACGGCTCGCTCAACTCACCGGCTCATAAGAAAAAGGCCAGGGCCGAGCCCAGGATGCAGCAGCCCAGGAGCAGCGCGGCGGCGGCCCCGAGAAAGAGGAGCAGGCGCTTTTTATTTTCGGGATCGGCCGTCAGCTGCGCCAGATTATCGGGGAGCGTGCTCGCCAGCCCCTGCTCCGACGCCTCGCCAAGCTCGCTCGCCAGGGGCTCGGAAGCGCTCGCCAGGGGCTCGGGAGTCGACACCGGCGGCACATCGCCCTCGGCCGCCGCCGTCGCCGGCTGCTCGGCAGGCCGCTTAAGGTCGACCGCGGGCAGCTCCATCTCGGTGGCCGCCAAGGGGTCGGCCTCCTCGACGGCCTCCCGGCCATCGGCCGCCGCCGGGCTCGCGGAGCTCTCCGGCGTCTGTAAGGCTTCCATCGGACCGGTGGCCTGCGCGGCCACGTCGCCCCCCGGGGTAGTGATAGCCGGCGACTCGATCGCGGGAGCGGGCTCAGTGAGCGCCGACATCGCCTGCGTGGGCCCGGTGGCCGCATCCACCTCATCCTCAAAGCCCGGCTCTGCCGACTCCGACTCGACGCCGGACTCCGCCGGCGCACTGATCGACGCCATCACCTCGGTGGGAGCCATCTCCGGCGACGAGGCCGGCGCGCCCGTGCTGGCGGCGTCGGCGGCGTCGGCGGTGTCGCGGGCCCGGGCCAGATGCGCGCGGAGCTCAGCCGGATCGATGGCCGCCATGCCCAGCATGGTCTTCTTCTGTTCGATCTGCAGCTTATGGCCACAATGCCCGCAGTGACGCGCGTTCTCGTCGACCTCTTTGCCGCAATTCGGGCAGATGTTCATGCGCACTCCACGTTGCGATTTGACGCTTCAGAGCCGGCACTTTTGCCGGCCATATCTCGGGTTCGGTGGAGGATGTGCAGCTGAGGCGGGCTTGTCAACCCACCCTCATCTTAGAAATTTCTGTCACAACCTCGTCCCGGGCGGTGTCGGGTATGTAGCACGTTTGTCTTGTCCTTTTCATCCCGAAGTAAGGAGCTTGCTATGACCCCACATATCATCGTCATTGGCGCCGGATACGCCGGCATTATGGCCGCCAATCGCCTGTGCCTTTCCGACGACGCGGCAGGCCCCCGCGTCACGCTGATCAACCCGAAAGACCACTTCATCGAGCGCATTCGCCTGCATAGCTACGCGGCATCCACCCTTAAGAGCGTCTCCCATCCCCTCGCCACTCTTTTGCATCCCCAGGTCGACTTGCTGGTCGACTCGGTCGAGAGCATCGAGCCCGAAGCCCGGAGGGTCACGCTGGCCGGCGGGGAGTCTCTGTCCTACGACGTGCTCATCTACGCGGCCGGCTCTGCCGAAGGCGCCGCCCCCCCCGAAGCCCTGCAAATCTCGACGCTGGCCGGCGCCGAAGAGACTCGCCGCCGACTTAAAGAGCACACCTCGGGCCCGGTGCACATCGTCGGTGGCGGGCACACCGGGCTGGAGCTCGTCGGGGAGATCGCCAGCGAGCACCCCCAGATCGAGATCCACCTCCACTGCGCCGGCGCCATCGCCCCGAGCGTCTCGGAGCGGGCGCGCGCGGCGATCCTGCGCCGACTCAAGCGCTTAAAGGTCATCGTCCATACCCATCAGCCCGTGCCGATGCGTGACCACGACGCGCGCCGCGCGCTCCTGGGCGATGGCCTGCTGATCTGGTGTGCCGGCTTCTCCACCCCCTCGCTGGCCATGACCAGTGGCCTGCCCCACGATACCCGGCGGCGCCTGCAGGTCACCCCCGAGCTTCAGGTCCCGGGCTTCCCCAACATCTTCGGCGCCGGCGACGCCATCGCCATCGATCACCCCGGCTACGCCTACCTGCGGATGGGCTGTGCTTCGGCCTTGCCCCTGGGGGCGCATGTGGCCGACAACGTGCAGCGCTACCTTGAGCAGCGCCCCCTGGAGCCCTACCGCGGCGGATACATCGTTCAGAACATCGCGCTCGGCCCCAAAAACGCCCTGGTACAGTTCGTTCACCCGGATGACCGCCCCCGTAGCATCCACATGGGAGGGCTTGCCGGGGGCATCTTTAAGGAATCGATCTGCCGGATGACCCTGCGCTCGCTGAGCAACGAAGCCCGCCATCCCGGCACCTTCTCCTGGTCCCAACATGCGGAGCTTGGCCCGCAAGCCGACGACGAACCCGCGGCCTGACGTACGGAGCCCGACGATGTCTGCCCAACCCGATAGCGCCTTTGCCGAGCACCGCGCGCTCCTCTTTAAGATCGCCTACAACCTCACCGGCAGCGTCAGCGATGCCGAAGACGTCGTCCAGGAGTGCTACCTGCGCTGGCGAGCGGTGGAGACCCCGGTGGCGCACCCGCGCTCGTATCTGGCGCAGATCGCCACCCGCCAGGCGTTAAACGCCCTGCGCAAGCGCAACCGTCAGCGCGAAGACTACCCCGGCGTCTGGCTTCCCGAGCCCCTGCCCACCGCCGCGCAGCCCGAGCAGCCGGCGGCGCGCTCCCCGGAGTCGGCGCTCCTGCTGGCCGACCAGGTCTCCACCGCCATGCTGGTGATGCTCCAGAGCCTCAACGCCGAGCAACGGGCGGCCTTCGTGCTGCGGGAAGTCTTTGATTTTGACTACCCGGAGATCGCCCGGGCGCTGGGAAAATCGCCGGAGGCCGTAAGGCAGCTCGTGCACCGCGCCCGCACCCGGGTGCGCTCCGGGCGGCGCCACACCCTGGTCGATGATGACACCCACCGCGCCACCGTCGAGGGTCTCTTCCAGGCCACGATGGGCGGGGATATCCAGACGCTGATGGACGTCCTGGCCCCCGATGTCGTGGTGCTCTCCGACGGGGGAGGACACGTCAGCACCGCCCGAAAACCCATCGTCGGGGCCGACCCCGTCGCCCGCTTCCTCCACGGCCTGGCCCGCAAGCACGCCGGCTCGGGGGCTGGCACCGCCCTGGAGATCAACGGACGTATGGCGATGCTCTTCTACGATGCGCAGGGCCTCCCCACCCTCTTTCAATTTGAGGTCGCCGACGCCCGCGTGACGCAGATCTACATTCTCCGCAACCCCCGAAAGCTGGCACATCTGACCTGAGCCCTCGGCGCCCGGAGGCTCCCGGACGAAAAAAAGCCCCGGCCAGTGGCCGGGGCTTCTCTTTTGGGTCCCATCGCCCCACCCATATACCCCGAACGGGGCGTCGAGGGGGTCGCGAGACGCTCTGCCTGCCTCTTGCCAGGGGGTCGAGGGGGTCGCGAGACGCTCTGCCTGCCTCTTGCCAGGGAGTCGAGGGGGTCAAAACACGCTCGCGAGCGCCAGGGCGGGGGCGTCGAGGGGGTCAAAACACGTTCGCGAGAGGCAGGGGTGGGGGTCGGACAAGGTCCGAGCCCCCCTGGCTCCTCCCGCTCTCAGCAGGATTGACCGCTTGCGAGCAGGATGCGGTTGTTGTCTTCGTTGCACTCGTTACGAGCGCCCTGGCCGTTCTCATCGTCGACCACCGCGATCACATCCCAGTTGCCTGCGGGCAGATCCAGCTCCATCCGCACGCGCTCCGACTGCCCCGGCTCCAGCCCCTCGGTGGTGTAGCCGGTGCCCAGGTAGCGCCGATCGCCGCCCTGCACCGCGTAGAAGCTCACCGCCATGTCGGGACCGACGTTGACCGCACCGGAGTTGGTGACCCATACGCTCACGATCAGCAGGCACTCATCGGCGACGACCTCGGGCGCCTCGGCCAGCAGGTCGGGGGCGGCCTGCGGATCGATGGTCGTCAGGCTGTTGAGCCGGAAGGTGTTGTGATCGCGGTACGAGGGCGCCGGCTCGGCGGGGATGGAGCCATCTTCGTTCACGTTGTTGATGAAGTAGGCGTGCTGGTTCCAGATGCGACGGGTGGCCACCCAGTTGTCGTTGGCGTCGGAGAAGACCCGCAGCCCGGCGAAGCCCCCGGTGCAGGTGATCCGATCGCCACACTCGAAGTCGTTGGTGGACACGACAATGTTGGCGGTGCCGTCATTGTCGACATCGACAATGATCGGGTTCTCCAGCGCAGTGTACGAGGAGTTCTGCACCTCGAAGAGCACCTGACCGGTGGGACCGTCAAAAACGCGCAGGTAGATCTCGTCGTTGTAGACCACCTCCGCGCGACCATCGCCGTTAAAATCAAACACGCTGGAGCCGGTGGTGTTACTCGAGGAGTCCTGCGTGGTGCGCTCCCAGTGGCGAGCCTGGCTCAACGAGGGGGCGTTGTTGGCGCCGGGAAGGCCGTAATCCACGCGCAGGGTGACGTACTTGGTCGCCCCGGCCACCCCGATCTCCAGGCGGCCATCACCGGTGAAATCAGCCACGGTCGGTGCGCCCAGGCGGCCGGCGCCCACCTCGACCGGACCCCAGACCAGGGTACCGGTGCGGCCATCGTGGATGCGCACGCTACCATCGCTGACCACGACCACCTCGGGGAAGCCGCTGCCGTTGAAGTCGGCCACCGCCGGGAATCCGTCGCCCAGGGGGCTCTCCCAGCGCTTGCGACCATCGTAGGTGAACACCGCATTGCCGGTGATGATCTCCTGGGTACGGGTGCCACTCGGAGAGTCATTGGCCAGGTCGAGATCGGCCACGACACTCAAGGGGCCGAGACCGCGGTTATTGCCCAGGGGATTGGTGGCGCTGAGCCCGGGCGCTTCGCGCCCGTCCCACATCAGGCGGCCCTGGTTGTCGTAGACCACCGAGCCGAACACGATCTCGGGCTCCCCATCGCCATCGATATCGGCGATGGAAGGCCCTCCCCACCAGGAAAGCGCGCGGTGCGGAGCATCATCGTCGGAGATCCACAGAATCTCCCCGGTGTTGGAGACCGCCGCCAGCCCCATCATCCCCACCGACTGGTAATCCCAGATCGCGGCGACGACTTCGGCCTTGCCATCGTTGTTGATGTCGCCGATGGCCACGCTGCCCGCCGGCTGAAAACCGACGCTGGCCCGGTAGTCGCCCGGCTGCTTGCCACGGAAGGCCTCGATCTCGCGATACCCCGTGCTCCAGAGGTGCCGACCGTCGTCGCCCGAGACCGCGCGCAGCACGCCGGTGACCAGCTGGTCATCTCGCCCGTACTCCTCGGTGCTCAAAAAGGTCGTGAACACCACCTCCGGGATATCCTGCTCGTTGATGACGCCATCGCCGTTATCGTCGGTGAGGTTGGCCACCGCCGGCGTCATCATGACCTGATTGATCGCGTGACCGGCAAACACCGCCCCGCCGCCATGACCATCGTAGGTGGCGTAGGGCATGGTGTTATCGACCTCAAAGGCCCAGGTCTGATCCGGCACAAAAGTGTCCCCGCGCTCGCCATACACGCACTGCGGGTTCACCGGGCGGTCATCGCGGCGGTCCACGTCCGGGTCCACCGGGTCGATCGGATCGCCACCACCGTCGCCCCCATCGGGGTCACCACCACCATCGGGGTCACCGCCGCCATCGGGGTTGCCGCCACCATCCGGGTCGCCGCCACCATCGGGATCACCGCCACCATCGGGGTCGCCGCCGCCATCCGGATCGCCACCGGTCTCATTGGGGTCCGGCGCGCAGTAGCCCGCCGAGCACACCAGCCCCGGACCACAATCCTGATCGATCTGACAGGGGCTTCCCTGGCCCGAAACACTGGTTACGGGGTCCTCACCACAGGCCGCGGCGCCCAGCGCAAGAGCTCCCAGGGCACCGCCAACCATCCAATTGATGACTCGATCTTTCATCCTATCCCTCAAGCTAACCTCGCCGACACTCGCCCACCGGCGTGGGAGTTATGAAACGAATTCGCCGACTTACTAGTGAATCTCGCTGCGCAACACAAGTACTATCACACACTACCACACATCCTTCACGTACGTTCTGTTACGCAAAGAACGCCACCGGCGCCCCCGCAGGCCCTCCCCCGCACCATGCCAAAAACCTCGTACGTGGGAACGACTTAGAGTGACATCGGCACTCTGCCTGGCCGGTGACCTGCCACTGCTCCAGATGGTTCAGGGACACGCCACACGCCCGAGACTGCCCGCGCCACCGGGCCGGCCAGCCTCCGGGTGCGGGCCAAAGATGCGTGATGTTTCCGCCTCTTAGAGCAAAAAAACGCCCCCGACGCGGAGGCGTCGGGGGCGCTTCTTTCCTACTCAGCCGCCGGGGCTCTAGCCCCGGCGCTCCTCAAGGTCTCACTGCCCCTTGAAGAGACGGCGCAGCACCATGTGGAGGATGCCACCGTTGCGGTAGTAATCGACCTCCACCGGGGTATCGATGCGCACCATCGCGTTGAAGCTGGTGGTCGCCCCGCTCTCCGGATGCGTCGCCGTGACCGTCACCGTGGACAGCGGCTTGAGATCGTCGCTGAGCTCGATGTCGAAGACTTCCTCGCCGGTCAGTCCCAGCGACTCATGGCTCTGGCCTTCTTCGAACTGCAGCGGCAGCACGCCCATGCCGATGAGGTTGGAGCGGTGGATGCGCTCGTAGCTCTCGGCGATGACCGCGCGCACGCCCAGCAGGAAGGTTCCCTTGGCCGCCCAGTCACGGCTCGAACCCATGCCGTAGTCATTGCCGGCCAGCACCACAAGCGGAATGCCGTGCTTCTGGTACTTCACCGCCGCGTCGTAGATGAAGCAGACTTCGCCCTGCTTCGGATCGACGTCGCTCTCGTAGTTCAGCCCCTCAAAGGGACCTTCCGGCATCTCGTTGGGGCCGAAGTAGGTGGTGTAGCCACCCTCGGTGCCCGGCGCGACCTGGTTGCGGATGCGAATGTTACCAAAGGTGCCGCGGGTCATGATCTGGTCGTTACCACGACGCGACCCAAAGCTGTTGAACATCCCGCGCTCAATGCCGCGCGCGCTCAAGTAACGGCCCGCCGGGCTATCGACGGCGATGGCGCCGGCCGGGCTGATGTGGTCGGTGGTGATCGACTGTCCCAGCTTGGCCAGCACCCGCGCGCCCTTGATCGAGGTGATCGCCGGGGCATCTTCGGGCATGTCCACAAAGAAGGGCGGCTCCTGAATGTAAGTCGACTCTTCCGACCAGGAGTAGACCTTGCCGGTGGGCGCTTCCAGCGACTTCCAGGCCTCGGGGCCTTCGAAGACGTTGGAGTACTGAGCGGTGAACTGCTCCTTGGTCACCGCCTGAGCGATCGCCTCGTCGACTTCCTGGTTCGAGGGCCAGATGTCCTTGAGGAACACGTCCTTGCCGTCGCGATCCTGAGCGATCGGATCGTTGTACAGGTCGACGTTGACGTTGCCGGCCAGCGCGTACGCCACCACCAGCGGCGGCGAGGCCAGGTAGTTGGCCTGGGTATGGGGGCTGATGCGGCCTTCGAAGTTGCGGTTACCGCTGAGCACCGAGGCGGCCACCAGGTCGCCCTTGACGATCGACTCGCGAATCGGGTCGGGCAGCGGACCGGAGTTCCCGATGCAGGTCGTGCAACCGTAACCCACCGTGTAGAAGCCCACGGCTTCGAGGTGCTCGGTCAGGCCGGCTTTCTCGTAGTAGTCGGTGACCACGCGCGAGCCCGGAGCCAGCGAGGTCTTCACCCAGGGCTTGGCCTTGATGCCCAGCTCGTTGGCCTTCTTGGCCAGCAGGCCGGCCGCCATCATGACCTTGGGGTTGGAGGTGTTGGTGCAGCTGGTGATCGCCGCGATCACCACCGCGCCCTCTTCCAGATCGAAGGTCTCACCCTGGAAGGTCGTCTCCACCGCCGGCGTCGCGCCCGGAGTCGTCCCGAAGGTCTTCTCCAGCGCCAGGTTGAACTCGCCCTTCATGTCGCTCAGCAGGATGCGATCCTGGGGACGCTTCGGCCCGGCCAGCGAGGGCTGCACATCGCCCAGATCCAGGCTGGCTTCTTCGGAGTACACCACGCCGGCGTCGTCGTTACGCCACAGCCCGTTGAGCTGGGTGTAAGCCTTGACGCGCTCGATCGTCTCGGCGTCGCGGCCGGTCAGCTCCATGTACTCCAGCGTCTTCTCGTCGACCGGGAAGAAGCCCATGGTCGCCCCGTACTCCGGCGCCATGTTGGCGATCGTGGCACGATCCGAGAGGCTCAAATCGTCGAGGCCCGGGCCGTAGAACTCCACGAACTTCCCGACGACGCCGTGCTTGCGCAGGATCTCGGTGACCGTGAGCACCAGGTCGGTGGCGGTGGCCCCTTCGGCCAGCTTGCCCGTGAGCTTAAAGCCCACGACTTTGGGGATGAGCATGTAGATCGGCTGACCCAGCATGCAGGCCTCGGCCTCGATGCCGCCCACGCCCCAGCCCATCACACCCAGGCCGTTGATCATCGTGGTGTGCGAGTCGGTGCCCACCAACGAGTCCGGGAACGCGACCTGCTCGCCATCCTTCTCCTGGGTGAGCACGCCTTCGGCCAGGTACTCCAGGTTCACCTGGTGCACGATACCGGTCTCCGGCGGCACGACCGAGAAGTTATCAAAGGCCTGCTGACCCCACTTCAAGAACTCGTAGCGCTCCTGGTTGCGGGCGAACTCCCGCTCGGCATTGATCGCGATGGCTTTCGCGCTGCCGAAGGCGTCGACCTGCACCGAGTGGTCGATGACCAGATCCACGCGCGCCAGCGGGTTGACCTGACTCACATCGCCGCCCATGCGCTTCATCGCGCTGCGCAGCGCCGCCAGGTCGACCACCGCCGGCACCCCCGTGAAGTCCTGAAGCACCACGCGGCCGGGGTTAAAGGGGATCTCCTGCTCGCCGACGTTCTTGGCGTCGTAGCCGGCCAGCGCCTTGACGTGCTCCTCGGTGACCACATGGTCGTCGAAGTTACGAAGGCAGCTCTCGAGCAAGATCTTGATCGAGTAGGGCAGCTTGTCGACGTGGCCGATCCCTTTGTCTTTCAGGGCGTCCAGGCGGTAGGCGGTGTAGCTTCCCGCGCTGGTTTCAAAGGTGGTTTTGGCGCCGAAACGGTCCGAGTTCGTCATGAAGTCCTCGTCTGCGGTAGAAGTCGCGGTTCGGGTTGAAATACCAGTAGTTTACGACGCTGAGGATGCTAAGAACGGGGCAGCAATAAGTAAAATTGATTCAGTCTATTGTTTCGATTAATTTCATTTATCACCCCCGACCGCCGCGCGGCCGGTATCTCCGCTGACGCGACGCTCCCCCCCTGTCGTCTTCGCTTCCCCTATCAGGCAGCCCCATGGAACTCAGTCATCTACGCACCTTTCTGGTGCTGGCCGACGAAAAACACATGACCCGGGCCGCCGGCCGATTGCACCTGACCCAGCCGGCGGTCAGCGCCCAGCTGGCCCGTCTGGAGGAGTCGGTGGGTCAGAAGCTCTTCGACCGCACCTCGGCCGGCCTGGTCCTTACCCAGGCCGGGCAGACGCTTTTGCCCTACGCCCAGGAATCGCTCTCGCGCCTCGAAGACGCTCGCAGCGCCCTCGACCAGCTCTCGGGACTGCAGCGCGGCGCCCTCTCGATCGGCGGGGGGGCCACCGCCACCACCTTCTTGCTGCCGCCCCTGCTGGCGCGCTTTCACGAGGCCAACCCGGCGATTCGTTTCTTTGTGCGCGAGCAGCCCTCCCAGTCGGTGGTCGAAGACGTGCTCAGCGGCGCGCTGGATCTGGGCGTGGTGACGCTGCCGATCAAGCAGCCCGGCTCCAACAACACCGCCCCGGGACGCCTGCACCTGGAGCAGTGGATCGACGATGAGCTACGCCTGCTCATCCCCCCGCGCTTTGAGCTCAGCCGCCAGCGCACCTTCGCCTGGGAAGATTTGGCCGGGGTGCCTCTGGTGCTCTTTGAGGCGGGCTCGGCGGTGCGAAACCTCATTGACGCCCGCATCTTCGAGGCCGGCATCGATCCGGATATCGTCATGGAGCTGCGCTCCATCGAATCGCTCAAACAGATGGTCGCCCAGGGGATCGGCGCGGCCTTTGTGAGCCAACACGCGCTCAGTGGCACCGAACGGGGGCTGCGCGCGCGCGCCCATCCCCTCAAGCGCACGCTGGCCATGTGCTACCGCAGCGACCGCACTCTGCCGGCGGCCGCCCGGGCCTTTTTGGCCACCATGCGCAGCACCCGGGTCGGACAGCCGGGGCCGGGCTAAGGTTCCCGGCGCCTTGCCAGCTCAGGGCTCCGGGGCGCGCTCTTTAAGGCGCCCGCGACGGCCCCCCTTCGTCGCCCTGCTCCAGAATCCTAAACTCCACTCGCCGGTTGGCGGCGTGAGCCTCGTCGGTGTCGCTCTCATCCAAGAGCTGCCCGGATCCGTAGCCCCGGGCCACGATCCGGGAGGCGTCCACCCCCTGCGAGACCAGGTACTCGCGCACCGCCTTGGCCCGCTCCTCGGAGAGCATCTCGTTGTACTCGGCATCCCCGCGGCGGTCGGTATGCCCGGCCACCTCCAGAAGCAAAATATCGGGGTTGGTCCGCAGAATCAGCGCCACCTGATCCAGCAGCTCAAACGAGGCCTCCACGATCACGGCCTTATCCGTCTGGAAAAACACCTTGTCGAGAATGCGAATCGCGTTGTCTTCACGCACCGCCTTTTGCACCGGCGGCGGGCAGCCCTGATGGGTGCGCAGCCCGGGCACCTCGGGACAGCGATCGTCCAGGTCGAGCACCCCATCCTCATCCACATCGTCCTCGGGGCAGCCATCGCCGGCGCCCAGTCCGTCGAAATCAGCCGCTTCGGTGGGGCAGGCATCCTCAGCATCCAGGATGCCGTCGCCATCCTGATCGAGCAGCGGGCAGCCCTGCGCATCGACCGCCCCGGTCCAGTCCGCGGCCAGACTCTCGCAGCCCTGCGGCGCCACGAGGGCGCAGCCCTGCTCGTCGCGGGGCCCCTGATAATCGGGAGGCGTCTGTACCGCGCACGCTGGCGGCCGGGCCGCCGCGCGCTCCGGCGCCCCGTCCGGACGCCAGCTCAACCCTACCAGGCCGCGCTGCGCCGCGCTTCCCACGCCGCTCACCAGACCACCACCGCCGGCCAGGGTCACCGAGAGGTGCTCGGTGAGTGCCCAGCGCACCCCGACCAGGGCCTCCAGCGGCGACGTGGTGATCGCGGGGTCCACCAGCACCGACGCGCCAAAAAGCTCAGCCCCCACAAAGAGCACATCGGCCACCGCTTCCAGCTCCGCCCCCACCCCGTAGGTGAGCCCGGGTCCGATGCGCAGATCATGCACCTCTTTCACCCCTTGCAGGCGAGCTCCCAGGTTGGCCGAAAGCACCAGCGGACCGGCCGGCGAGTCGATCCGATAGTCCGCCAACACCTCGGGATGGGCGCTCACGGCCCCGGCGCCTCGATAGGCCAGCGCATCTCCGGTGGGCAGACTCAGCCCAAACCCTGCGCCGAGCCCGAACCTCCCCCCCGCCAGCCTCAGAATCTGCGCCTTGCCCCGCAGCGTCAGGTCCCCCACGCCGGCACCCGCCAGCGAGGCGCCTTCATAGCTGCCCCGGGTGCTGAAGATGACCGGCAGCCCCAACTCCACCTGATAGCGATCGCCGAAGCCCAGGCCTCCCAGAAGATGTCCGGTGATCTGCTGATCGATCACCGGCTCGCGGGAGCCATCTTCATACTCCAGCACCAGCGGATCGTTGGCCCACCCCAGCATCCACGCGCCATAGGGCTGAAGATGCCCGGCGCTCGCGGCGCTATCGACCGAAAACACCGCCCCGGGGCTCACCACCGGGGCAAAGGTCTGAGCATCAAACCCGCTTCTCTCCTGCGCCGACGCCGAAGCGGCCAGCGTTGTTATCACCACCACACCCACCGCGCTCATCGCGCAGCGCTCGGCCCACGTTACCCACATCGTCATCTTCCCACTCCCACATCCAGCCGGCACCACAGGCCCCGAGCCCCCGGACTCACCAGGCCTGCCGCGCCCACACGAAAAAGCATCAAAAAAGGGGCTACCAGGGTCAGGGCATCTTTTCGCATCGTCACCTCTTGACG
It encodes the following:
- a CDS encoding OmpA family protein produces the protein MTMWVTWAERCAMSAVGVVVITTLAASASAQERSGFDAQTFAPVVSPGAVFSVDSAASAGHLQPYGAWMLGWANDPLVLEYEDGSREPVIDQQITGHLLGGLGFGDRYQVELGLPVIFSTRGSYEGASLAGAGVGDLTLRGKAQILRLAGGRFGLGAGFGLSLPTGDALAYRGAGAVSAHPEVLADYRIDSPAGPLVLSANLGARLQGVKEVHDLRIGPGLTYGVGAELEAVADVLFVGAELFGASVLVDPAITTSPLEALVGVRWALTEHLSVTLAGGGGLVSGVGSAAQRGLVGLSWRPDGAPERAAARPPACAVQTPPDYQGPRDEQGCALVAPQGCESLAADWTGAVDAQGCPLLDQDGDGILDAEDACPTEAADFDGLGAGDGCPEDDVDEDGVLDLDDRCPEVPGLRTHQGCPPPVQKAVREDNAIRILDKVFFQTDKAVIVEASFELLDQVALILRTNPDILLLEVAGHTDRRGDAEYNEMLSEERAKAVREYLVSQGVDASRIVARGYGSGQLLDESDTDEAHAANRRVEFRILEQGDEGGPSRAP